One segment of Ipomoea triloba cultivar NCNSP0323 chromosome 12, ASM357664v1 DNA contains the following:
- the LOC115999085 gene encoding scarecrow-like protein 8: protein MSSGFPGSVQEFYGGPDGISNGRSVPVGSNIGNLMQQGGVQVQVPYGSQLPGIVSDSASQIAHRRSDLIGKRSLVEFQQQQQQLQFLQQQRQGALGLYLRNVKPRTYQHSSPISPLSPVDLSALSSISSNSNSPAMNARYGVPILQQFRPQLSMPAGSVNINGVLPSASGNPNYAPGFSFPNSVQNRGGLGSERAGLETEKKMMNRLQELEKQLLDDIDEEEGDTVSAVTNSEWSETIQSLISPAQTQTQTQTQGPNQNNNKPQISPSPTSSTSSCASSMECPAITCPKQTISEAATAIAEGKNDVAAEILTRLAQVANVNGTAEQRLTAYMTSALRSRVSPVEYPPPVSELHTKEHELSTQKLYEASPCFKLGFMAANLAILDAVSDQRFCKLHVIDFDVGEGGQYLHLLYALAARKAENPTVLKITTFADVPGGDQQLRAVEEELQKQAQTAGVCLSINIIPCSNTELSRERLSVDPDEALVVNFAFNLYKLPDESVTTENRRDELLRRVKALSPKVVTVVEQELNGNTAPFVARVNEACGYYGALFDSLDRTVSPENIYRVRIEEGLGRKMGNSVACEGRDRVERCEVLGKWRARLSMAGFTAIPMSQHVADSLRSKLNSGPRGNPGFTISEQAGGIGFGWKGRTLAVASAWR from the coding sequence ATGTCGTCTGGATTTCCCGGCAGCGTTCAGGAATTTTACGGCGGCCCCGACGGGATCTCCAACGGAAGATCTGTCCCCGTGGGGAGTAATATCGGGAATCTTATGCAGCAGGGCGGAGTGCAAGTGCAAGTTCCTTATGGCTCTCAGCTCCCCGGAATTGTGTCCGATTCGGCTTCTCAGATCGCTCATCGGAGGTCCGATTTGATCGGGAAAAGGTCGCTGGTGGAGTttcaacagcagcagcagcaactgCAATTTCTCCAGCAACAGCGGCAAGGAGCGCTAGGGCTTTATCTTCGCAACGTTAAGCCTCGGACTTATCAGCACAGTTCTCCGATATCTCCGCTCTCGCCGGTGGATTTGTCGGCGCTGTCCTCGATTTCTTCGAATTCGAATTCTCCGGCGATGAACGCGAGGTACGGCGTTCCGATTCTTCAACAATTCCGGCCTCAACTGTCCATGCCTGCTGGGAGCGTTAACATTAACGGCGTTTTGCCGTCTGCGTCCGGTAACCCTAATTATGCTCCCGGGTTTTCCTTTCCAAATTCGGTCCAAAACAGGGGCGGTTTAGGTTCAGAACGGGCCGGGCTTGAGacggagaagaagatgatgaatcGGCTTCAGGAGCTCGAGAAACAGCTTTTGGATGATATCGATGAGGAGGAAGGCGATACAGTTTCCGCCGTAACGAACAGCGAGTGGTCGGAGACGATACAGAGTCTGATTAGCCCGGCCCAGACTcaaacccaaacccaaacccaAGGCCCGAACCAGAATAACAATAAACCGCAAATTTCGCCTTCTCCAACATCGTCGACGTCGTCGTGTGCGTCATCCATGGAGTGCCCTGCGATAACATGCCCGAAGCAGACCATATCAGAGGCGGCGACCGCGATAGCCGAAGGCAAAAACGACGTCGCGGCGGAGATTCTCACGCGCCTCGCCCAGGTGGCCAACGTGAATGGCACCGCCGAACAGCGACTGACAGCTTACATGACTTCCGCTTTACGATCGCGCGTGAGCCCCGTGGAATATCCTCCCCCAGTATCGGAACTGCACACCAAGGAACACGAGCTCTCCACACAGAAACTCTACGAAGCTTCGCCGTGCTTTAAGCTAGGGTTCATGGCGGCGAATCTAGCCATCCTTGACGCCGTATCGGACCAGAGATTCTGTAAGCTCCACGTCATTGATTTCGACGTCGGCGAAGGCGGACAGTACTTGCATTTGCTCTACGCGCTCGCGGCGAGGAAAGCTGAAAACCCTACGGTGTTGAAGATCACGACGTTCGCCGACGTCCCCGGCGGCGATCAGCAATTGAGAGCCGTAGAGGAGGAGCTGCAGAAACAAGCGCAGACCGCCGGAGTTTGCTTGAGTATCAACATTATTCCGTGTTCAAACACCGAACTGAGCCGCGAGCGCCTCTCCGTCGATCCCGACGAGGCTCTGGTCGTGAATTTCGCTTTCAATCTGTACAAACTCCCTGACGAAAGCGTGACGACGGAGAATCGGCGCGACGAGCTGCTCCGCCGCGTGAAGGCGCTGTCGCCGAAGGTGGTTACGGTGGTGGAGCAGGAGCTAAACGGCAACACCGCGCCGTTCGTGGCGCGCGTGAACGAGGCGTGCGGGTACTACGGCGCGTTGTTTGACTCGCTCGACAGGACCGTTTCGCCGGAGAATATTTACCGAGTCAGAATCGAGGAGGGACTGGGTCGCAAAATGGGTAACTCGGTTGCTTGCGAGGGGAGGGACCGTGTTGAAAGATGCGAAGTGTTGGGCAAGTGGCGGGCCCGGCTCAGCATGGCCGGGTTCACCGCGATTCCGATGAGTCAACACGTGGCCGACTCGCTCCGGTCCAAGCTCAACTCGGGGCCACGTGGCAACCCAGGATTCACCATAAGTGAACAAGCCGGGGGTATCGGCTTCGGCTGGAAGGGACGAACACTCGCCGTCGCATCCGCCTGGCGTTAA